One segment of Streptomyces bathyalis DNA contains the following:
- a CDS encoding DCL family protein yields the protein MGHEHFRTKEAVRDRCRAIRDRYRGQPQVTGENDDHFLRELLSLHPEYEFKKGSGITGFTVIRNELHGTYGFAVLRVDGTTIDFSWNVCLNPPSQLQKVLSCLRRAIKDQVIAHRDAAFMAGPVSCAITGATIAFKQEAHVDHHAPTFLEIAEGFITSHGGPDAFRIADDIPNGFSHAELADKELEAAWQEHHQAVAVLRVVTKSANLSRPREENR from the coding sequence GTGGGACACGAGCACTTCAGAACAAAAGAGGCGGTTAGGGACCGCTGCCGCGCGATCCGAGACCGCTACCGGGGTCAGCCGCAAGTCACGGGAGAGAACGACGATCATTTCCTTCGGGAACTGCTTTCCCTCCACCCCGAGTACGAGTTCAAGAAGGGCAGCGGAATCACCGGCTTCACGGTAATCCGCAACGAGCTACACGGCACGTACGGATTCGCGGTGTTGCGCGTGGACGGAACCACCATCGACTTCTCCTGGAACGTCTGCTTGAATCCGCCATCTCAGCTTCAGAAGGTCCTGAGCTGCCTGCGGCGGGCGATAAAGGACCAAGTGATTGCCCACCGAGACGCCGCTTTCATGGCAGGTCCCGTCAGCTGCGCGATAACTGGCGCAACGATCGCCTTCAAGCAGGAAGCGCACGTGGACCACCACGCTCCGACCTTCCTTGAGATCGCCGAGGGCTTCATCACGTCGCACGGTGGCCCTGATGCCTTCCGTATTGCGGACGACATCCCAAATGGGTTCTCCCACGCCGAACTCGCCGACAAGGAGTTGGAAGCTGCCTGGCAGGAACACCACCAAGCGGTCGCTGTGCTCCGCGTCGTTACCAAGTCGGCGAACCTGAGTCGACCCAGGGAGGAGAACAGATGA
- a CDS encoding cytochrome P450, whose product MRRLYGPEADADPMALYERLRDEHGPVAPVLLPGDRPAWLVLGHRENLEVSRTPSLFSRDSRLWRDMQEGKVPPTHPLAPLTMWQPLCVFAEGEEHERLRRAVTESLARFEARGIRRYVTRFAHQLIDEFEPKGRADLVEQFADQLPLRVITQLFGMPEHHGPRLIEAAKDMIRGSETAVASNDYITEALQDLVDRKRASPGHDVASKLIEHPARLTNDEVREHLRVVLVSANEPTVNLIANTLRLVLTDQRFRATLAGGHMTLPDALEQVLWDEPPMTTNIGRWATGDAQLAGKTIKAGDMLLLGLAAGNADPQIRPDKSTPMHGNRSHLAFSGGPHECPGQDLGRAIVDTGIDTLLTRIPDLRLAVPEERLKWETALMSRRLVALPVEFAVRSSKGPARSDPSAPSVELPPMSRHQAPLPAATAEFERTSWWTSLRVRLLRRR is encoded by the coding sequence GTGCGGCGGCTGTACGGTCCGGAGGCCGACGCGGACCCGATGGCGCTGTACGAGCGGCTGCGTGACGAACACGGCCCGGTGGCACCGGTGTTGCTGCCCGGGGACCGTCCCGCGTGGCTGGTGCTGGGGCACCGGGAGAACCTGGAGGTCTCGCGCACGCCCTCCCTCTTCTCCCGCGACTCCCGCCTGTGGCGCGACATGCAGGAGGGCAAGGTCCCGCCGACGCATCCGCTGGCGCCGCTGACGATGTGGCAGCCGCTGTGCGTCTTCGCCGAGGGCGAGGAGCACGAGCGGCTGCGCAGGGCCGTCACCGAGAGCCTCGCGCGCTTCGAGGCGCGCGGGATCCGCCGGTACGTGACGCGCTTCGCACACCAGCTGATCGACGAGTTCGAGCCGAAGGGACGCGCCGACCTGGTCGAGCAGTTCGCCGACCAGCTGCCGCTGCGCGTGATCACACAGCTCTTCGGCATGCCCGAGCACCACGGGCCCCGGCTGATCGAAGCGGCCAAGGACATGATCCGGGGCTCGGAGACCGCCGTGGCGAGCAACGACTACATCACCGAGGCCCTTCAGGATCTGGTGGACCGCAAGCGTGCGTCGCCGGGACACGACGTGGCGTCCAAGCTGATCGAGCACCCCGCCCGGCTCACGAACGACGAGGTGCGCGAACACCTTCGGGTGGTGCTCGTCTCGGCGAACGAGCCGACGGTCAACCTGATCGCGAACACCCTCCGCCTCGTCCTGACCGACCAGCGCTTCCGGGCGACTCTCGCCGGGGGGCACATGACACTGCCCGACGCGCTGGAGCAGGTGCTCTGGGACGAGCCACCCATGACGACGAATATCGGCCGCTGGGCGACGGGCGACGCACAGCTCGCGGGCAAGACGATCAAGGCCGGAGACATGCTGTTGCTCGGCCTCGCCGCCGGCAACGCCGATCCGCAGATCCGGCCCGACAAGTCCACGCCCATGCACGGCAACCGCTCGCATCTCGCGTTCAGCGGGGGACCCCACGAGTGCCCGGGCCAGGACCTCGGCAGGGCGATCGTGGACACCGGGATCGACACGCTCCTCACGCGCATCCCGGATCTGCGGCTGGCCGTCCCGGAAGAGCGTCTGAAGTGGGAGACCGCGCTCATGTCGCGCCGCCTGGTGGCACTCCCCGTGGAGTTCGCGGTCCGTAGCTCCAAGGGGCCCGCGCGCTCGGATCCGAGTGCGCCGTCAGTCGAGCTTCCGCCTATGAGCCGGCACCAGGCGCCGCTGCCTGCGGCCACCGCAGAGTTCGAGCGGACCTCGTGGTGGACGTCTCTGAGAGTGCGTCTGCTGAGGCGGCGATAA
- a CDS encoding DUF6313 family protein codes for MRIVGRRRRTTPSSSRRPRLSSSRRPRVRPLSDLYHEGGVEKAFAEDFVQIPHKGCWATASDHWERTVEEILNSVRDFEGMPRELAVRKAEASAQDVLRYLAQRGLCSFCTT; via the coding sequence GTGCGAATCGTTGGACGACGTAGAAGAACGACTCCGTCGTCAAGCCGGCGGCCCCGGCTGTCTTCCTCCCGGAGGCCACGGGTGAGGCCGCTCAGCGACTTGTATCACGAGGGAGGAGTTGAGAAGGCCTTTGCTGAGGACTTTGTCCAGATCCCCCACAAGGGATGTTGGGCGACAGCGTCCGACCACTGGGAGCGAACCGTCGAAGAGATCCTCAACAGTGTCCGAGACTTTGAGGGTATGCCTCGTGAGCTTGCGGTCAGGAAGGCAGAGGCGTCCGCGCAAGACGTTCTTCGGTACTTGGCTCAGCGCGGGCTCTGTTCATTCTGCACGACCTGA
- a CDS encoding DUF6313 family protein, which translates to MCVAVLYSADALLIGWADAWEVFVGRESPKGAPAPPLTWSLSIVGYAFTPAFIGAIVGYIVSGQIDSRRCESLDDVEERLRRQAGGPGCLPPGGHG; encoded by the coding sequence ATGTGTGTTGCAGTGCTGTATTCAGCGGATGCGCTCCTGATTGGTTGGGCGGACGCTTGGGAAGTCTTCGTTGGTCGCGAATCCCCGAAGGGCGCTCCTGCTCCGCCTCTCACTTGGTCCCTGTCAATCGTCGGCTATGCGTTCACCCCTGCGTTCATTGGCGCGATCGTCGGATACATCGTCTCCGGGCAGATTGACTCGCGCCGGTGCGAATCGTTGGACGACGTAGAAGAACGACTCCGTCGTCAAGCCGGCGGCCCCGGCTGTCTTCCTCCCGGAGGCCACGGGTGA